From Mauremys mutica isolate MM-2020 ecotype Southern chromosome 23, ASM2049712v1, whole genome shotgun sequence, a single genomic window includes:
- the PNRC2 gene encoding proline-rich nuclear receptor coactivator 2 isoform X2 — protein MGGGERFSIPVPQSRNITKKNKQLNNRQKSKDQNSQMKMTYMKKERGHGCSSSSIAWQAMQNGGKNTVHFPNNQNWSPTLSSPNSLFTSQTNQNYAGAKFSEPPSPSVLPKPPSHWVPVSFNPSDKEIMTFQLKTLLKVQA, from the coding sequence ATGGGTGGTGGAGAAAGGTTCAGCATTCCAGTTCCCCAGTCTAGAAATATTACCAAGAAGAATAAACAACTTAATAACAGGCAAAAGAGCAAAGATCAGAATTCTCAAATGAAGATGACCTATATGAAGAAAGAAAGAGGACATGGATGTAGCTCATCATCTATTGCATGGCAGGCCATGCAAAATGGGGGCAAGAACACTGTGCACTTCCCAAATAATCAGAATTGGAGTCCTACTTTATCAAGTCCCAACTCACTTTTCACATCTCAAACCAATCAGAACTATGCTGGAGCAAAATTTAGTGAGCCACCTTCACCAAGTGTTCTTCCTAAGCCACCAAGTCACTGGGTACCTGTTTCCTTTAATCCTTCTGATAAAGAAATAATGACCTTTCAGCTTAAAACCTTACTTAAAGTCCAGGCTTGA
- the PNRC2 gene encoding proline-rich nuclear receptor coactivator 2 isoform X1 codes for MRTVEDVVTFKLKMGGGERFSIPVPQSRNITKKNKQLNNRQKSKDQNSQMKMTYMKKERGHGCSSSSIAWQAMQNGGKNTVHFPNNQNWSPTLSSPNSLFTSQTNQNYAGAKFSEPPSPSVLPKPPSHWVPVSFNPSDKEIMTFQLKTLLKVQA; via the exons ATGAGGACTGTGGAAGATGTG GTGACATTTAAGTTGAAGATGGGTGGTGGAGAAAGGTTCAGCATTCCAGTTCCCCAGTCTAGAAATATTACCAAGAAGAATAAACAACTTAATAACAGGCAAAAGAGCAAAGATCAGAATTCTCAAATGAAGATGACCTATATGAAGAAAGAAAGAGGACATGGATGTAGCTCATCATCTATTGCATGGCAGGCCATGCAAAATGGGGGCAAGAACACTGTGCACTTCCCAAATAATCAGAATTGGAGTCCTACTTTATCAAGTCCCAACTCACTTTTCACATCTCAAACCAATCAGAACTATGCTGGAGCAAAATTTAGTGAGCCACCTTCACCAAGTGTTCTTCCTAAGCCACCAAGTCACTGGGTACCTGTTTCCTTTAATCCTTCTGATAAAGAAATAATGACCTTTCAGCTTAAAACCTTACTTAAAGTCCAGGCTTGA